The Camelus bactrianus isolate YW-2024 breed Bactrian camel chromosome 32, ASM4877302v1, whole genome shotgun sequence genome includes a region encoding these proteins:
- the SCARF2 gene encoding scavenger receptor class F member 2 isoform X1: MEGAGPRGAGPARRRGAGGPPPPLLPPLLLLLLWLLPGPAAPQELSPRGRNVCRAPGSQELTCCTGWRQQGDECGIAVCEGNSTCSENEVCVRPGECRCRHGYFGANCDTKCPRQFWGPDCKELCVCHPHGQCEDVTGQCTCHARRWGSRCEHACQCQHGACHPRSGACRCEPGWWGAQCASACYCSATSRCDPQTGACLCHSGWWGRSCNNQCSCNTSPCEQQSGRCQCRERTFGARCERYCQCFRGRCHPVDGTCACEPGYRGKYCREPCPAGFYGLGCRRRCGQCKGQQPCTVAEGRCLTCEPGWNGTKCDQPCASGFYGEGCGHRCPPCRDGHSCNHVTGKCTRCNAGWIGDRCETKCSNGTYGEDCAFVCADCGSGHCDFQSGRCLCSPGVHGTHCNLTCPPGLHGVDCAQACSCHEDSCDPVTGACRLETNQRKGVMGAGALLALLLGLLLSLLGCCCACRGKDPARGPRPRRELSLGRKKAPQRLCGRFSRISMKLPRIPLRRQKLPKVVVAHHDLDNTLNCSFLEPPSGLEQPSPSWSSRASFSSFDTTDEGPVYCVPHEEAATDSRDAEAPTAPAEALALSPAPVTTPVPAEEATPLPASSDSERSASSGDGPSGALYARVARREARPARVRGEARGLSLSPSPERRKPPPPDPATKPKVSWIHGKHGAAAAARAPSPPPAAPEAAPSPSKRKRTPSDTSAQPEEPGSPRARDPTPRHPGLAEEGPALAAPSPPRARARGRGPGLSEPTDAGGPPRSAPEAASMLAAELRDKTRSLGRAEGLLGPREKPVPPQKAKRSVPPASPARAPEATGPEKVAGGAPGVDTPRKKTPIQKPPRKKGRELAGEPGRAGAPTL, encoded by the exons ATGGAGGGCGCAGGGCCCCGGGGGGCCGGGCCGGCGCGGCGCCGGGGAGCCGGGGGGCCGCCGCCaccgctgctgccgccgctgctgctgctgctgctctggctGCTGCCCGGCCCCGCGGCGCCCCAGGAGCTGAGCCCGCGCGGTCGCAACGTGTGCCGCGCGCCCGG cTCCCAGGAGCTCACTTGCTGCACCGGCTGGAGGCAGCAGGGGGACGAGTGTGGGATCG CGGTGTGCGAAGGCAACTCCACGTGCTCGGAGAACGAGGTGTGCGTGCGGCCGGGCGAGTGCCGCTGCCGCCATGGCTACTTCGGTGCCAACTGCGACACCA AATGTCCGCGCCAGTTCTGGGGCCCCGACTGCAAAGAGCTGTGTGTCTGCCACCCTCACGGGCAGTGCGAGGACGTGACGGGCCAGTGTACGTGTCACGCGCGGCGCTGGGGCTCACGCTGCGAGCATGCGTGCCAGTGCCAGCACGGCGCGTGCCACCCGCGGAGCGGCGCGTGTCGCTGCGAGCCTGGATGGTGGGGCGCGCAGTGCGCCAGCGCGTGCTACTGCAGCGCCACCTCGCGCTGCGACCCACAGACGGGCGCGTGCCTGTGCCACTCAGGCTGGTGGGGCCGCAGCTGCAACAATCAGTGCTCCTGCAACACGTCGCCGTGCGAGCAACAGAGCGGCCGCTGCCAGTGCCGGGAGCGCACGTTCGGCGCGCGCTGCGAGCGCTATTGCCAGTGCTTCCGCGGCCGCTGCCACCCGGTGGACGGCACGTGCGCGTGCGAGCCCGGCTACCGGGGCAAGTACTGCCGCGAGCCGTGCCCTGCCGGCTTCTACGGTCTGGGCTGCCGCCGTCG ATGCGGCCAATGCAAAGGCCAGCAGCCATGCACGGTGGCCGAGGGCCGCTGCCTGACGTGTGAGCCCGGCTGGAATGGCACCAAGTGCGACCAGCCGTGCGCCTCGGGCTTCTACGGCGAGGGCTGCGGCCACCGCTGCCCGCCGTGTCGCGACGGGCACTCCTGCAACCATGTCACCGGCAAGTGCACGCGCTGCAACGCGGGCTGGATCGGTGACCG GTGCGAGACGAAGTGCAGCAACGGCACTTACGGCGAGGACTGCGCGTTCGTGTGCGCCGACTGCGGCAGCGGCCACTGCGACTTCCAGTCTGGGCGCTGCCTCTGCAGCCCGGGCGTCCACGGGACCCA CTGTAACCTGACGTGCCCTCCCGGGCTTCACGGCGTGGACTGCGCCCAGGCCTGCAGCTGCCACGAGGACTCGTGCGACCCGGTCACCGGTGCCTGCCgcctgg AGACCAACCAGCGCAAGGGCGTGATGGGCGCGGGCGCGCTGCTCGCCCTGCTCCTCGGCCTGCTGCTTTCGCTACTCGGCTGCTGCTGCGCCTGCCGCGGCAAGGACCCCGCGCGCGG GCCACGCCCCCGCAGGGAGCTCTCGCTCGGGAGGAAGAAGGCGCCGCAGCGCTTGTGCGGGCGCTTCAGCCGCATCAGTATGAAACTGCCCCGCATCCCGCTCCGCAGGCAGAAGCTGCCCAAGGTCGTAG tggCCCATCACGACCTGGACAACACACTCAACTGCAGCTTCCTGGAGCCACCCTCGGGGCTGGAGCAGCCCTCACCGTCGTGGTCCTCCCgggcctccttctcctcctttgaCACCACGGACGAAGGCCCCGTGTACTGCGTACCCCACGAGG AGGCGGCAACCGACAGTCGGGACGCGGAGGCCCCCACCGCCCCTGCCGAGGCTCTGGCGCTGTCCCCTGCGCCCGTGACCACCCCAGTGCCCGCGGAGGAGGCGACGCCCCTCCCCGCGTCCTCCGACAGCGAGCGGTCAGCGTCGAGCGGGGACGGGCCCAGCGGGGCGCTCTATGCGCGCGTGGCCCGGCGGGAGGCCCGGCCCGCCCGGGTCCGGGGCGAGGCCCGAGGCCTGTCGCTTTCACCATCGCCCGAGCGCAGGAAGCCGCCGCCACCCGACCCCGCCACCAAGCCCAAAGTGTCCTGGATCCACGGCAAGcacggcgccgccgccgccgcccgcgcacCCTCGCCGCCGCCCGCGGCTCCCGAGGCGGCGCCCAGCCCCAGCAAGAGGAAACGGACGCCCAGCGACACGTCGGCACAGCCAGAAGAGCCCGGCAGCCCCAGGGCCCGGGATCCGACGCCGCGGCACCCCGGGCTGGCCGAAGAGGGGCCAGCCCTAGCCGCCCCCTCGCCGCCCCGGGCTCGGGCGCGGGGCCGTGGCCCAGGCCTCTCCGAGCCCACGGACGCTGGCGGTCCCCCGCGCAGCGCGCCCGAGGCCGCCTCCATGTTAGCCGCCGAGCTGCGCGACAAGACTCGCAGTCTGGGCCGCGCCGAGGGTCTCCTGGGCCCCCGAGAGAAGCCGGTGCCGCCGCAGAAGGCCAAGCGCTCGGTGCCTCCCGCCTCGCCGGCCCGCGCGCCCGAGGCCACAGGGCCTGAAAAAGTGGCCGGCGGCGCGCCTGGAGTCGACACCCCCCGAAAGAAGACCCCCATCCAGAAGCCGCCGCGCAAGAAGGGCCGGGAGTTGGCGGGCGAGCCGGGCCGGGCAGGGGCGCCCACCCTGTAG
- the SCARF2 gene encoding scavenger receptor class F member 2 isoform X2, producing MEGAGPRGAGPARRRGAGGPPPPLLPPLLLLLLWLLPGPAAPQELSPRGRNVCRAPGSQELTCCTGWRQQGDECGIAVCEGNSTCSENEVCVRPGECRCRHGYFGANCDTKCPRQFWGPDCKELCVCHPHGQCEDVTGQCTCHARRWGSRCEHACQCQHGACHPRSGACRCEPGWWGAQCASACYCSATSRCDPQTGACLCHSGWWGRSCNNQCSCNTSPCEQQSGRCQCRERTFGARCERYCQCFRGRCHPVDGTCACEPGYRGKYCREPCPAGFYGLGCRRRCGQCKGQQPCTVAEGRCLTCEPGWNGTKCDQPCASGFYGEGCGHRCPPCRDGHSCNHVTGKCTRCNAGWIGDRCETKCSNGTYGEDCAFVCADCGSGHCDFQSGRCLCSPGVHGTHCNLTCPPGLHGVDCAQACSCHEDSCDPVTGACRLETNQRKGVMGAGALLALLLGLLLSLLGCCCACRGKDPARGELSLGRKKAPQRLCGRFSRISMKLPRIPLRRQKLPKVVVAHHDLDNTLNCSFLEPPSGLEQPSPSWSSRASFSSFDTTDEGPVYCVPHEEAATDSRDAEAPTAPAEALALSPAPVTTPVPAEEATPLPASSDSERSASSGDGPSGALYARVARREARPARVRGEARGLSLSPSPERRKPPPPDPATKPKVSWIHGKHGAAAAARAPSPPPAAPEAAPSPSKRKRTPSDTSAQPEEPGSPRARDPTPRHPGLAEEGPALAAPSPPRARARGRGPGLSEPTDAGGPPRSAPEAASMLAAELRDKTRSLGRAEGLLGPREKPVPPQKAKRSVPPASPARAPEATGPEKVAGGAPGVDTPRKKTPIQKPPRKKGRELAGEPGRAGAPTL from the exons ATGGAGGGCGCAGGGCCCCGGGGGGCCGGGCCGGCGCGGCGCCGGGGAGCCGGGGGGCCGCCGCCaccgctgctgccgccgctgctgctgctgctgctctggctGCTGCCCGGCCCCGCGGCGCCCCAGGAGCTGAGCCCGCGCGGTCGCAACGTGTGCCGCGCGCCCGG cTCCCAGGAGCTCACTTGCTGCACCGGCTGGAGGCAGCAGGGGGACGAGTGTGGGATCG CGGTGTGCGAAGGCAACTCCACGTGCTCGGAGAACGAGGTGTGCGTGCGGCCGGGCGAGTGCCGCTGCCGCCATGGCTACTTCGGTGCCAACTGCGACACCA AATGTCCGCGCCAGTTCTGGGGCCCCGACTGCAAAGAGCTGTGTGTCTGCCACCCTCACGGGCAGTGCGAGGACGTGACGGGCCAGTGTACGTGTCACGCGCGGCGCTGGGGCTCACGCTGCGAGCATGCGTGCCAGTGCCAGCACGGCGCGTGCCACCCGCGGAGCGGCGCGTGTCGCTGCGAGCCTGGATGGTGGGGCGCGCAGTGCGCCAGCGCGTGCTACTGCAGCGCCACCTCGCGCTGCGACCCACAGACGGGCGCGTGCCTGTGCCACTCAGGCTGGTGGGGCCGCAGCTGCAACAATCAGTGCTCCTGCAACACGTCGCCGTGCGAGCAACAGAGCGGCCGCTGCCAGTGCCGGGAGCGCACGTTCGGCGCGCGCTGCGAGCGCTATTGCCAGTGCTTCCGCGGCCGCTGCCACCCGGTGGACGGCACGTGCGCGTGCGAGCCCGGCTACCGGGGCAAGTACTGCCGCGAGCCGTGCCCTGCCGGCTTCTACGGTCTGGGCTGCCGCCGTCG ATGCGGCCAATGCAAAGGCCAGCAGCCATGCACGGTGGCCGAGGGCCGCTGCCTGACGTGTGAGCCCGGCTGGAATGGCACCAAGTGCGACCAGCCGTGCGCCTCGGGCTTCTACGGCGAGGGCTGCGGCCACCGCTGCCCGCCGTGTCGCGACGGGCACTCCTGCAACCATGTCACCGGCAAGTGCACGCGCTGCAACGCGGGCTGGATCGGTGACCG GTGCGAGACGAAGTGCAGCAACGGCACTTACGGCGAGGACTGCGCGTTCGTGTGCGCCGACTGCGGCAGCGGCCACTGCGACTTCCAGTCTGGGCGCTGCCTCTGCAGCCCGGGCGTCCACGGGACCCA CTGTAACCTGACGTGCCCTCCCGGGCTTCACGGCGTGGACTGCGCCCAGGCCTGCAGCTGCCACGAGGACTCGTGCGACCCGGTCACCGGTGCCTGCCgcctgg AGACCAACCAGCGCAAGGGCGTGATGGGCGCGGGCGCGCTGCTCGCCCTGCTCCTCGGCCTGCTGCTTTCGCTACTCGGCTGCTGCTGCGCCTGCCGCGGCAAGGACCCCGCGCGCGG GGAGCTCTCGCTCGGGAGGAAGAAGGCGCCGCAGCGCTTGTGCGGGCGCTTCAGCCGCATCAGTATGAAACTGCCCCGCATCCCGCTCCGCAGGCAGAAGCTGCCCAAGGTCGTAG tggCCCATCACGACCTGGACAACACACTCAACTGCAGCTTCCTGGAGCCACCCTCGGGGCTGGAGCAGCCCTCACCGTCGTGGTCCTCCCgggcctccttctcctcctttgaCACCACGGACGAAGGCCCCGTGTACTGCGTACCCCACGAGG AGGCGGCAACCGACAGTCGGGACGCGGAGGCCCCCACCGCCCCTGCCGAGGCTCTGGCGCTGTCCCCTGCGCCCGTGACCACCCCAGTGCCCGCGGAGGAGGCGACGCCCCTCCCCGCGTCCTCCGACAGCGAGCGGTCAGCGTCGAGCGGGGACGGGCCCAGCGGGGCGCTCTATGCGCGCGTGGCCCGGCGGGAGGCCCGGCCCGCCCGGGTCCGGGGCGAGGCCCGAGGCCTGTCGCTTTCACCATCGCCCGAGCGCAGGAAGCCGCCGCCACCCGACCCCGCCACCAAGCCCAAAGTGTCCTGGATCCACGGCAAGcacggcgccgccgccgccgcccgcgcacCCTCGCCGCCGCCCGCGGCTCCCGAGGCGGCGCCCAGCCCCAGCAAGAGGAAACGGACGCCCAGCGACACGTCGGCACAGCCAGAAGAGCCCGGCAGCCCCAGGGCCCGGGATCCGACGCCGCGGCACCCCGGGCTGGCCGAAGAGGGGCCAGCCCTAGCCGCCCCCTCGCCGCCCCGGGCTCGGGCGCGGGGCCGTGGCCCAGGCCTCTCCGAGCCCACGGACGCTGGCGGTCCCCCGCGCAGCGCGCCCGAGGCCGCCTCCATGTTAGCCGCCGAGCTGCGCGACAAGACTCGCAGTCTGGGCCGCGCCGAGGGTCTCCTGGGCCCCCGAGAGAAGCCGGTGCCGCCGCAGAAGGCCAAGCGCTCGGTGCCTCCCGCCTCGCCGGCCCGCGCGCCCGAGGCCACAGGGCCTGAAAAAGTGGCCGGCGGCGCGCCTGGAGTCGACACCCCCCGAAAGAAGACCCCCATCCAGAAGCCGCCGCGCAAGAAGGGCCGGGAGTTGGCGGGCGAGCCGGGCCGGGCAGGGGCGCCCACCCTGTAG